GAGCTTCAGCCGTTCGTGAGCCTGGGCGTTGGTTGCCCCGCTGGCGGCCAGGTTGGCGAATACTTGGAGCAACTCCAGGTCATTCTCGGTGAAGTTGTCCTGGGCCAGCCGGTTGAGAACCTCGACAACACCAAGAACCTGCCCGTTCTTGACCAGCGGGGCGGCCATCACCCCGCGGGTGCAGAACGTCGACTTCTCGTCGATCCCGCTGAAGAACGATTCCTCCTCGCGAACGTCGGTGACCAGGAGCGGCTTGCCGGTACTGGAAACCTTGCCGGCGATGCCCAGATCGGCGTCGAATTCCTCTCCAATCAGCTGCTGGCCGAACTCCCCGGTCGCCGCCCGGAAGACGAGTTTGCGTCGTTGCGGGTCCAGGAGCAGGACCGAACTGGCCTCGGCCTGCATGACCGCTGCGGCGTTTCGGGCGATGGCCTGAAGCGTCTTCTCCAGATCAAGCGACCCGTTAATGGCCGCCGAGGCCTCGACCAGGGCGGATAACGTCTCCTTGGGCAGTCCGTGATCCTTGATCGACATGGCAACCTCAACGGACACGCTGGGCCGCGACCGGTCCACAAGTGACTTATTACAGGGCGCCGGTTCGCCAAGTTACGCTCCAGACTAAGGTTAAGGCGTGGCAAGTGTCAAGCGACGATTTGACGTAACCGCCCAGGCGGCTATTATGGCCCCTGCGGGCCGGCCCTCTCGCGTTTGCGGCGGAGCGAACCCGAGAGTCTGCGGGTCGTACTAACAGACGGCGGAAAACGGGTGAGTGTGCCGACCGACGAGGAACTGCTGGCTGAGCATATCGCCGGGCAGCCTGGCCGTTTCGAGCAGTTGGTACGCCGGCACAGCGAGGAGTTGTTCCGGTTCCTCGCACGCTTCGCAGGCAATGACGCTTTGGCCGAAGATCTGGTCCAGGAGTCATTCCTGCAGGTGTATCGTTCCGCGGAGGGCTTTGACTTCGGGCGGCGATTCAGGCCGTGGTTGTACACCATCGCCGCGAACAAGGCCCGCGATATCCTGAGGAGTCGGCGCCGGCGGGGTGAAGTGCCACTGGATGCCCAGCTCGACACTTCCGAGGCCGAGGGACAGAAGTATCTGGACTTCCTCGCCGACACTGCCCCGACGCCGGCGAATAACCTGGAGCAGGCCGAGGTTCAGGCCCGCGTCCGGAAGGTGCTGGCCGACATGCCGGATCACCTTCGCGAGGTTCTGATCCTCAGCTACTACCACCGGTTTCCATACAAGGAGATCGCGGAGGTGCTGGGAATCCCGCTCGGAACGGTGAAGAGCCGGTTGCACGCGGCCGTCGGCCACTTTGGACAGGCCTACCGCGAGGCGCCCGAGGACGAGTCGGAAGTACGGTAATGGTGGACCAACAAGACTTCAGCGATTCGACGTTACTGGATTGGCATCTCGGCTACCTGGAGGGCGACGAGGCTGATCGGCTGCAGGCCGCGTTGCAATCCTCCCCCGAACTGGCGGCCCGGAGCCGCGCCCTGGGCGACCTCCTCGCCCTGCTCGATCGTTCCGCGGCACCCCGCCCGCCCGTCGGCCTGGCCGACAAAGTCTTGGCATTCATCGACCATCAGACGAAGGTCCTGCCCTTCGCCGGGGCGGAAACCCCGGCCTCGATGAGCACCGACGGCCACACCGTGGGTAGCCGGTTCTCCGCCTCCTGGCGCGACGTGCTGGCCGTCGCCGCCTGCATCGCCCTCTTCGTCGCCGTGGCTGTGCCCGGCTACCGGAAGGCCCAGGACGCGTCCCGGCGCTATGCCTGCTTCGGCAATCTGAAGACCATCTGCACCGCCGGGCTCCAGTATGCCCAGGCCAACAACGGCTACCTGCCGTATGCCGACTACGTGCCCGGTGCGGTCTGGTCGCCTGCGGCCGCCGCCCCCGGAGCTCCGGTGGCACGCAACAGCCGGCACATCTTCCGTCTCGCCAGAGGTGAGTACCTCCCCACGATGCGGGTGTTTCTCTGCCCGGTGTTCCGCGAAAGCCGGCCGATGCCCATGGAAATCGCTCGTCAGAGCCAGGATTTCGCCGATCCGGCCAACGTCACCTACAGCTTCCTGTTCATGAACCTGCCTAGCGGGCTGCGCGTCGAAGAGGCCCGCAAGAGATCACGGGGGCTGGTCCTGGCCGCCGACCACAGCCCGCTCCGACCCACGGCCTCAAGCCTCACCGGCCCACTGGCCGACCCGGGCGGCAACTCACCTTGCCACGAAGCCGGGGCCGGGCAGAACGCCGTCTACGCCGACGGCGGCGG
This genomic stretch from Phycisphaerae bacterium harbors:
- a CDS encoding sigma-70 family RNA polymerase sigma factor is translated as MSVPTDEELLAEHIAGQPGRFEQLVRRHSEELFRFLARFAGNDALAEDLVQESFLQVYRSAEGFDFGRRFRPWLYTIAANKARDILRSRRRRGEVPLDAQLDTSEAEGQKYLDFLADTAPTPANNLEQAEVQARVRKVLADMPDHLREVLILSYYHRFPYKEIAEVLGIPLGTVKSRLHAAVGHFGQAYREAPEDESEVR